The window GTTCATGGCTTCGGAGTTGTTCAGCAACTCGGTGTTGAGCAGGTTGCGCAGCTCATCCACCTGATTGTTGCGCGACAGGCTTTTCATCCGGTCTTCGATCTGGCGGTACTGACCGAGCAACTGCACGTACTGATCGTAGGCCGAACGCTCTTCCGGGCTGCCGATCAGCGGCTCGTAATCAGTCTGGGCCTTGCGGATCTGCTGATTGCGCATGTCCAGCAGCTCAATCGTTTTTTGCTGCACATCCGGTTCACGGTTGACCAGCAGGCGGTACGACAGCACGCGCAGACGCAGAGTCAATTGAGTGAACTCGTCGAGGTTCTTGATGCTCGGCACGCTGCTCGACGAGATGTCCTCGGCGGCGCTGCGAATTTTGCTCATCTGATTCAGCGCGAACACGCCCAGAATCAGCATCAGGCCGCCGATCAGGGCGAAACCGGTAAACGCCCGGGGGCGATGTTCATATTGCGAAGGGACATGGGGCGGATACCAAGAGAGGGCCGCATCCATGCGGGCTGAGACTGCTGTATGGATGACTTATCGGTCATACGACTAAAGTCTTGAGGCGGTGTGCGTATTTGTCGCAGAAGGTCTTGGGCGACGAAGTGCAGGAACCAGATCGGCAGATCACAGTCTTTTAAACTCGCGGGAACGCTCGCCCGCCAGGAAAATCAAGGCCTTGCGCCGGTTAAACCCTGGCATCCGTGGTGACTTTTCTTTATCGTACGCGCCCTTTGAAAAACGCTTGGAAGATCAAAATGTTGGAAGCATCCCTCAGCCAATTGGAACAGCTCGTCAGCGACCTGGTGCAACAGAACCAGGCCCTCTCGCAAACCAACCAGACCCTGTCCACGGAACTGGCCCAGGCCAAGGATGAAAACGAAAGCCTGCAACTGAGCCTGATGGAACAGGAAGAAAAGCACGGCGCCACCGCCGCACGCATTCAAGCCTTGGTTGATCGCGTCAACGCAGGTCCTGTCAGCGCATGAACCACCACACAGCAGGGGTAAAAGTCGTCTCCATTCTCGGGGAGGACTATTCGATCAAGGCACCGGCCGGGGAAGAACAGACCCTGCTGGACGCGGCAATGATGCTCAAGGCCGCTTTGGACGACACCAAAAGGAAATACCCGACGCTGATCGGCGACCGCCTGCTGGTGCTGGCGGCAATGAATCTGTGCTCGCAGCAGATCGAAATGAAGAAGCAGCACAAAGAAGAACTCGACCGTTACCAAGAGCAAGTCAGCGCCACGGTCGACACCATCGCCAAGACCATCAATCAGGGCTGATGGGTTTGCGCACAACCAAAGAATAGATTGTCGATTGGGTTGTATACAATCGGCACGGCTGTTGCATTGTTTCGGCCACTTATTCTTTGGGGGTGCTCCATGCAGTTGTGGCGACGCAGTATTCAATGGCAGCTGATTCTCAGCATGGGCACTGCCCTGCTGGTCAGCATCCTGATCGTGGTTGGCATTTATACCCTGGTGGTCAACCGCCTCGCCCAGAGCTATCTGGTCGAACAAGCGTTGCCGTCGAGCATCGAGGCGACGCGCAACGACATCGAACGCATCCTTATCCAGCCGTTGACGGCCGCGAAAGACATCGCCAGCAATTCCATGGTGCGCGATTGGTTGGCGGCGGGTGAAGACGGCGGCAAAACGGCGGCCTTCGCACAGTATCTGGAAGGCATCCGCGCCGAACACAAGGCTTTTACCGCTTTGATCATCGGCACCGAATCGAATCACTACATCACCGAAAAAGGCCTGGATCGCACCCTCAGTCGCGCCAAACCGGCCGACGCCTGGTTCTATTCTTTCCTCGACAGCAGTCAGCCGCGCACCCTGAACATCGACAACGATGGGGCCACCGGAGAATTGGCGCTGTTCATCGATCTGAAGGTTGAACAGGCCGGCAAAGTGGTCGGCGTAGCGGGGCTTGGGCTGAGCATGAAAGAGCTGTCCGAGCTGATTCACAACTTCAGCTTCGGCGAGCGCGGCAAGGTCTACCTCGTGCGTTCCGACGGTTTGATCCAGGTGCACCCCGAGGCGCAGTTCAGTGGCAAGCGCACCTTGAGCGAGCAGATTGGCGCTTCGGCGGCGCAGGCCGTCATGGGTCAAAAAACTGCCATAAGCAGCAGCTTCCAGCGGGATGGCGAAGACTTCCTTGCCTTCAGCCTGCCTTTGCGTGATTTGGGCTGGACCCTGGTGGCCGAAGTGCCGCAGTCGCAGATCTACGCCGAAGCCCGCAAAGCGATGTGGATGAGCGGCGGCATCGGTCTGGCGGTGGCCTTGGTGTGCCTCGCGTTGGTGGTATGGCTGGCCCAAGGGTTGGTGCGACCGATTCGTCAGGTAACAGCGGCGCTGGTAGCAATCGGTAGCGGTGGGGGAGATTTGACCCATCGGTTAGATTCCAGTCGTGCCGATGAGCTAGGCGATCTCGCCCGCGGCTTCAACCGTTTCCTCGATAGCCAACGGGGGATGATCGGCGAAGTGCTGACCACCAGCGAGCGCTTGCGCACGGCGGTCGGGCAGGTGGCAAAGGTGGTGGAGAACACTGCCGAGCGTTCTGGTCGGCAGCAGGAAATGACCGACATGGTCGCCACCGCCGTTCACGAAATGGGCCTGACCGTGCAGGAAATCGCCCAGAACGCCGGCAACGCCGCGCTTGCCTCGCAAACCGCGCGGGATGAAGCGATGCAGGCGCGGGAGGTGGTCGGTGGCTCGATTCGACATATTGAGAGCATGTCCGATGAGATCGGCGTGGCGGCGGGCGCGGTGGGTGAGTTGGCGCATCAGGTGGCGTCGATCGATTCGGTGCTGGCGGTGATTCGCGGGGTTTCCGAGCAGACCAATCTATTGGCGCTGAACGCTGCCATCGAGGCCGCACGCGCCGGGGACATGGGCCGAGGGTTCGCTGTCGTTGCAGACGAGGTTCGCACCTTGGCGCGCAGAACCCAGGCGTCCACAGACGAGATTCAGCAAATGATCGGCAGCCTCAAGCAAGGTGCGGAAAACGCCGTGTCGTCGATGCGCACCGGCCAGGCTGCGACGGGCACCGGGGTTGAGTCGAGCCAGCGTACCGGCGCATCGTTGACTGCGATTACCGGGCAGGTCGAGCGCATCAGTGACATGAACCACCAGGTGGCGACAGCGACCGAGGAGCAGTCGGCGGTGACCGAGGAGATCAACCGTAACGTGCAGGGGATTTCCGATCTGGCGCGGGCGACGGCGGGAGAGGTTCGGGCTTGTCGAGAGGATTGTCAGATGTTGCAGCGGTTGGCGGATGATCTGGCGCGGCAGATGGGTGGGTTCAAGTTGAGTTGATGCGCCACCCGTCCCGGCCCCTTCGCGGGCAAGCCCGCTCCCACAGGTACTGCGGCGGTTTCACGAAATGTGTGACCACCAAAGAACCCTGTGGGAGCGGGCTTGCCCGCGAAGACGGTATCAGCCGCAACGCATAATCCCGATCAGAACCAAGCATCCTGCATCGTCAGACACGTATCATCCCGCGCCTCCAGCAACGCCAGCTCATGGTGACAACCCGGCACTTCCCACGTCAGGAAATACCGTGCCGCCTGCAACTTGCCCTTATAGAAGTCGACATCCGCGGCATTGCCTTTCAGCAAGCCTTCTTCGGCACGAATCGCCTGCTCCAGCCAACGCCAGCCAATCACCGTGTGCCCGAACACCTTCAAGTACAACGCCGAGTTCGCCAGGCTGCTGTTGACCTTGCCCTGCGCCAGATCGGTCAACAAACCAATGGTCACGACTTGCAAACGCGCGACCAGTTTCTCCAGCGGCTCACGCAGCGCGGTCAGCGATTCGTGCGCCGTTGCGCGCTCAGCGGTATTGGCAATCAGACGAATCAATTGCTTCAGTCCCGCGCCGCCGTTCTGCGCCAGCTTACGCCCGAGCAAGTCCAGCGACTGAATGCCATGAGTGCCCTCGTGGATCGGGTTCAGCCGGTTGTCGCGGTAATACTGCTCCACCGGGTATTCACGGGTGTAACCGTGGCCGCCGAGAATCTGGATCGCCAGTTCGTTGGCCTTCAAGCAAAATTCCGACGGCCAGGATTTGACGATCGGCGTCAGCAAATCCAGCAACTCATGGGCCTGTTTACGCTCGCTTTCGGTCTCAAGCGTGGTGGTGTCGTCAAATAAACGCGCGGCATACAAACCGAGGTCAAATGCCCCTTCGACGTAGGACTTTTGCGTCAGCAGCATGCGTCTGACGTCCGCGTGTTGAATGATCGGCACTGGCGCGGTGCTTGGGTCTTTGCTGTCCGGCACTCGACCTTGCGGACGCTCGCGGGCGTATTCCAGCGAATACAGATAACCGGCATAACCGAGCATCACCGCACCCATGCCGACGCCGATCCGCGCTTCATTCATCATCTGGAACATGTAACTCAAACCGTGATGCGGCTTGCCCACCAGATAGCCGACGCATTCACCGTTATCGCCGAAGTTCAGTGCGGTGGAAGTGGTGCCACGCCAGCCCATCTTGTGGAACAGCCCCGCGAGCAACACGTCGTTGCGCTGACCGAGGCTGCCGTCATCGTTGACCAGAAATTTCGGCACGATGAACAGAGAAATGCCCTTCACCCCCGGCGGCGCGTCCGGCAGTTTGGCCAGCACCATGTGCACGATATTTTCCGAGAGGGGGTGATCACCGCCGGAAATGAAGATCTTGTTGCCCTTGAGGCGATAAGTGCCGTCGGACGCAGGCTCGGCGCGTGTACGAATATCCGACAACGATGAGCCAGCGTGGGGCTCGGTCAGGGCCATGGTGCCGAAGAAACGACCGTCGATCATCGGTTGCAGAAAGCGCTGCTTCTGCTCGTCGGTGCCGAAGCTTTCGATCAGGTTCGCCGCGCCCATGGTCAGGAACGGATACGACGTCGATGCGGCGTTGGCCGACTGGAAGTGCGCGAAGCAGGCCTGCGACAGCAGCGTAGGAAGTTGCATGCCACCGGCGTCGAAACTTCTCGCGGCGTTGAGGAATCCGGCCTCAAGGAAGGCATCCACCGCCGGTTTCACCTCGGGAATCAGAATCGCCTTACCGTCCTCGTAGCGCGGCTCGTTCTCGTCGCCCTTGCGGTTGTGCGGCGCGAAGTATTTTTCGGCGATGTTGCGTGCGGTGCCGATGGCGGCGTCGAAGGTCTCGCGATTGTGCTCGGCAAAACGCTCACGGCGGGTCAGGCCCTCGGCATCAAGGACTTCATACAGCTCGAAAGCCAGATTGCGGGAACTGAGCAGCGTCTCGGACATGGCGGCCTACCTTTTTTTGGGTTGGGCCGAGTCTAGGCGTGCTGATAAAAGCTGAACAGGATGAT of the Pseudomonas sp. Seg1 genome contains:
- a CDS encoding cell division protein ZapA; the encoded protein is MNHHTAGVKVVSILGEDYSIKAPAGEEQTLLDAAMMLKAALDDTKRKYPTLIGDRLLVLAAMNLCSQQIEMKKQHKEELDRYQEQVSATVDTIAKTINQG
- a CDS encoding acyl-CoA dehydrogenase, producing MSETLLSSRNLAFELYEVLDAEGLTRRERFAEHNRETFDAAIGTARNIAEKYFAPHNRKGDENEPRYEDGKAILIPEVKPAVDAFLEAGFLNAARSFDAGGMQLPTLLSQACFAHFQSANAASTSYPFLTMGAANLIESFGTDEQKQRFLQPMIDGRFFGTMALTEPHAGSSLSDIRTRAEPASDGTYRLKGNKIFISGGDHPLSENIVHMVLAKLPDAPPGVKGISLFIVPKFLVNDDGSLGQRNDVLLAGLFHKMGWRGTTSTALNFGDNGECVGYLVGKPHHGLSYMFQMMNEARIGVGMGAVMLGYAGYLYSLEYARERPQGRVPDSKDPSTAPVPIIQHADVRRMLLTQKSYVEGAFDLGLYAARLFDDTTTLETESERKQAHELLDLLTPIVKSWPSEFCLKANELAIQILGGHGYTREYPVEQYYRDNRLNPIHEGTHGIQSLDLLGRKLAQNGGAGLKQLIRLIANTAERATAHESLTALREPLEKLVARLQVVTIGLLTDLAQGKVNSSLANSALYLKVFGHTVIGWRWLEQAIRAEEGLLKGNAADVDFYKGKLQAARYFLTWEVPGCHHELALLEARDDTCLTMQDAWF
- a CDS encoding methyl-accepting chemotaxis protein, with the translated sequence MQLWRRSIQWQLILSMGTALLVSILIVVGIYTLVVNRLAQSYLVEQALPSSIEATRNDIERILIQPLTAAKDIASNSMVRDWLAAGEDGGKTAAFAQYLEGIRAEHKAFTALIIGTESNHYITEKGLDRTLSRAKPADAWFYSFLDSSQPRTLNIDNDGATGELALFIDLKVEQAGKVVGVAGLGLSMKELSELIHNFSFGERGKVYLVRSDGLIQVHPEAQFSGKRTLSEQIGASAAQAVMGQKTAISSSFQRDGEDFLAFSLPLRDLGWTLVAEVPQSQIYAEARKAMWMSGGIGLAVALVCLALVVWLAQGLVRPIRQVTAALVAIGSGGGDLTHRLDSSRADELGDLARGFNRFLDSQRGMIGEVLTTSERLRTAVGQVAKVVENTAERSGRQQEMTDMVATAVHEMGLTVQEIAQNAGNAALASQTARDEAMQAREVVGGSIRHIESMSDEIGVAAGAVGELAHQVASIDSVLAVIRGVSEQTNLLALNAAIEAARAGDMGRGFAVVADEVRTLARRTQASTDEIQQMIGSLKQGAENAVSSMRTGQAATGTGVESSQRTGASLTAITGQVERISDMNHQVATATEEQSAVTEEINRNVQGISDLARATAGEVRACREDCQMLQRLADDLARQMGGFKLS